The window ATGGTCTTACACAAGGAACTTTTGCCTTGACCCTACTATACATTTTTTATGTCAATAAGATGTGTTCCTCTTTTATATTGACCTTCAGgtttatataatttgatatgtcTATATCTTTTGATACTCAAAATACTAGAATGATCACATTTATTGTACAGCTTAAATACAGCTTTTTcctttacaatacatgtatctgaagtGCATTGAATTTTACAGAGTTAATGTAATAACAATTGACCACACAACCAATGACAAATCCTTCTAAATGAACAAACAAATCCTTCCACAGATAGAACTTGCTCATGATCTGTTACTTCCCACTCACCATGCCCTGTTATGTGTGATGCACAAAGGGGATAAGAAtataaataccccccccccccccccattctcTTTTGACTTACCTTGCGAATGGAATATATGATAAGGAGTACCATGTTAAAGCTAAGAACTGTAGGATACAACAAACCAGAGTGAGGGCTGGGTTCTTCAGCTGTAATAAATAGTGATTGGAACATAAGGGAAGAAAGAGAGGTTAGTGTATCATTTCATTGTCAATTTTATCTCATCTTACAAAATCTGTGGATAGTTTGCCcacataaaatatttcttttatctttgataCAAAGATTTAGTATATAAGAGTATGTACTTACTGCAAATGCACAGACTAAAGTTAGCACAAACATcacctaaaatttaaaaaaatgctgcatgtaaaatgtttatcaatGGAAACATATGGTATATCAATGCCTGTAAATCTTATACTACATATAGATGAAATTGCATGTAGAAGTGGttgcatttttgttttattttcctcATAAACCTCACAAACACTTAGCTTGTCCTCTAAGGGAAGAATAATATTTTATCCAAGATATAAATTggttttgttcaaataaaaggtcttgcaGTTTTAATAGACAATGTACAAGTCTTACCAAGACTAAAATGGTGGCTATAATTCTTGTTTTAGCGAACATTTTCTTCAGTTGATTCATTGGTCCCATTAGGAAACATGTGCTGAAAAGTGTGTTCATTGCAAGCATTAGAACATTATTAACTACAAATAAATTAGTATTATATTCAATACATGTGACAGTTTACTTTATGgcattaaatatcattttttttctcaaattttaacAGTTTGACTATCAGATagaattattttatatacataatcTCTATCATTCATCAAACTACAAAAGATTAACTCGATATTGGCTTTGTTACCTTGCAAGTGACAAAACATTTCCAAAAGTGTAGAAAACAGCAAACAGGACAAGTCCATTTTTGAACCACAGTAAGATGCTTCCCTGCAATGGTAATATATACACAGTAACTGTTAATGACACTAAAATTCAGTCAGTCAGTTATAGACAAAGTACCTTAATGATACATGCACAATTCTTATTGTTAAAATAAGCCATATATAGGAGCAGATGCCCTCCATTTCTACATGATGTGTCATTGGTAGTGAACTACCTTTCAGAAATCCAAGGGCTAAATTCATTACACCCTACATTATTCCCAGTAATATATCAAACATGAGCACTGCAAAACGGACCATCCCCTCGCGAAATGAAATATTGTGTGGATAAAagcattatatacatgtaattgaagagacaaaatatttttcttcttaaaaccactttgaattaaaatattacattaattCTTACCCCCCATGAACACTCTGGGGTGTATCCatgggggatggggggggggggggcatttacATGGTTGTATAATTCTTCCCATTACTAGCGAAAACACCCAAAATTCAGCTCAGAGAACTGCTTGTTTTGATTAAATTGGAATGAACTTAATCTCCTGCtcgcatcattttttttcactttggaCATCCTTTCCTGCTCCCCATTTGTTTCTTAACTTTACAATGTCTAAATTCAACAAATTATCatgttgttgatttgaaatgcTTACTTTAATGAACCAGAAATGTCTATTATTTTAAGtcgtacataaaaaaaatttctatctgaatcattaatatttcaataacTGTTTCACAGAATTCCTTAATATGAAAAGGGTTTGTGCTTTACCCATGCTTATAAAGTGTGAGAAGTTTGATTCACATACCTGATACATGCGAGGGTTTTCTTATAAATAgtattactgtggtttcattaattttcgagggtatcaattttcgttgataaagggaaaatcacagtttcaaggacaTAAAAATTTGTGGTTGATGATCCTGTCACTACAAAACGTTAGTAtataaaaagtgcctgtttgggagggtaacagttgaaattgacaccccgaggaaaccattgtcaaccgacgcgaagcggaggttgacaatggttttcaaggggtgtcaatttcaactgttatcttcccaaacaggcactatttattttattatgctgaatgtcttaattttagagaattttttactgctttaaGTGAATTTTACGGCAAACCGtacacgcataatttacgcgcatgtaacaattcgttgtgtttcccgttgctaagtgtgttgctaacgctgagggtaatagtaaataaatagtgcctgtttgggagggtaacagttgaactgttatcctcccaaacaggcactctttattttgttatactgaatgtcttaattttaaagaaaacatcactgctttaagataggaataatgtgaattctaaggcgaacTGTACGAAcatgattttcgcgcatgtaacaattcgtaatgtTACCCTGTCCTAAGTGCGTTGcttacgctgagggtaatagaacagattatgaactgcatctaaaccaatcagatttcagtattcaacatgaaagtataacaaaactgattatcaactgcgtctaaaccaatcagctttaagtatttaacatgaaagtataatattaGAAATTGTGCTTCAAAGCACATGTAacttcgtggatcaacttaaaaccgaaatccacaaaaattcaatgaatattgacgaaaccacagtacatacattatacacacacacacagcagTGATGCTATATCTCCTTCGCAACAAATtgcacggggggggggggggggggggtttaccACAGTGACTGATACTGTAGTGATGTATTAATGTCAAAACTTAGATTTTGATACTagaattgaatcatatatcattcAACTTTTCCCTGGTTTATGAATATTCCAAGTTGGTTAGCAACAAGTTGCAAGAGGGGATAATTACCACAGTGGCCGATATTGTAGTATATCAAATTACCACAGAGACTGATATTGTAGTGACGTATCAATGTTAAAACTCAGATTTTGATACTAGTACTGGATCCAATATCATTAAACTTTTTCctggtttataaataaataaataatccaTTTCCTGATCCGATTTGCTCCTCCTtcactttttaaataaacattaagtTCTGTAGATTCCTTCTTTTCAACGAGTACTTAATTACACGATACCACCATTGTGTATCAAAtcacaagaatataaaatgaaaacaaagaatttttatcataatccCTTttaactctcagaaaataattacCGTATGgcatgattttaaaatgcacGAGGGGTGCTTCTTGCAATTCTACGTGAATAATAATtccgcgggggtgttaaggaagcatatggaatctgagttacatgtaattccgtgaaatcacaaatcttagttattacatgcgcggatctagagggggggtcgggggggtcgggggggtcccgaccccccctggaaaatgaaaatttattaattttacatagtaaaattatcgcgaaaatatgcctcggaccccccctggcaaacacaattatccttcggaccccccctggaaaaattttctggatccgcacatggttattatgtacatattcaaatatataagcaacgaaacgtagaccaaaaacaaataaaagatactgaagacaatttttgccagaaattagtttgtattacgtagatttacacattgatgacgtcatgactaaaagttgaatgccgtgtgaatttgatcggaaagcattgtaaacaaattcaaaatataactaatctaagaactctaataaagtattgtggtgtgatttattgagaattgaacataagaatactgggggagatgttagtttcatcaatcattcgctaaaaggtatgtaaatttgcttttatttctcggccaggctttcctctgtcgttgtttacgatataaaaatccgactagaacaacactaccccgtgtatattgaacttgaaattttatacgtatcgttagtttgatcaatgcttaaattgaaaagtgctgctagaatcccatgttgtgtgttgttttaatgcaatttgccgttttccgtgcaaactttataaatgttgggaaggttttacgagaaccggatgaataactttttaataaggaaatacataggattctagcagcggttttgattaaacggagatgttttgccttcacttggtatgtttattttattttggaaaccgcggggtagtgttgttctatctcattttatgttaaggaatatacgtaagctatttatagttgtcacgtgataatgcaccaatgtggcagtgatgtactacccgattttattgcactgacatctattttaaaggataatactaagtttttgatcttattcaaaataattatttaatttcacgattttgaatacaacagtcaaaataagacggcaAATttcccatatgcttccttaacacccccgcgtccTGACGTTTAATTGggaatctacagtacatgtattctgatttaaaatggaTATCAGACATTTTATTACAGTACATGGCCCAGTTCTTTACATCAATCTTGCTTATCAAGATGGATAGAGTCTTACTTACCAAGATTGATAGGGACACGCCCAGCACAAAACAGATGGCAAATCCTTTGACTCTTGTTGACCAGCTCAGAGTGGTAGAGCTAGAAATCTATAAATCAAAATCATCaataaacattaacaaaatgACATCAAGTGTATTCCCCTATCCCTATATAAAAAATAAggcatatttttcaaaacaaataacacAAAAAAGATTGCTAAGAAACAactgatatttaaattttcacaaaatttctgtataattttattaaatttggtTTTTATCTGATGACTTCTTAATTGTTATTATCATGTTTAAAGTATCAATATATGTATTGTTTGGTAGTTGTTACACTGTTAACATTGTCATTAAACatgattaaaatattaacaGGTATACGTCAATACagtgtattttgattttgataaaaaattacatttgttACACCAATTACTAAGGTACAGTACTGCAGTACATATTTCTATCTTACAACTTCACTAAACAAAATACTTGTAAAagtttacaaataattattcagtgttttaagaaaaactttaaaaggaTGTATATTCAAATTAGAACTATCCAAGAAGAATAAATGTCCCCCACAAGACCTCTTGTCCAAACAGAatgtgaccttgactttgattcATGACCTTAGACAGACAGGGTCATGACACATccttattttatgaaaatagtaCCTAACCAAGTATGAGTctctgtatttatttttatgaaaaattatggaAAAGACATGACAGAGGAATATGACACATGGTTGTTAAGACGAACCGAGGGGTTGAGCAGATGGGCGTATTATGGGTATAGTATACACCCTCTCCTAAACTTATGTATCAGGATGAGAGTCTTAGGTatatcatgtaataaaaaaatctttttttgatTATCACATAGACCACACATAAGGTTGTATAGTTATCTAAAAACAGATATCATATTTTCCAAAACATGACATCCTGAATGATCCATGAAATGCAGTTAAAGATTAACGTCAAACTTTAATCACTATAATAGATTGTGTGCTTTGCTGTCTGCAGAGAATGTAATGTAGTATACATGAAAAGGTGTAATGCAATTGTTTAAATGTCAATTCACTACTGGTAGTAGCAAAATGGAAGTTATATGAGAGGAACAATAGAGGAAATGGAAAACTGGtactttaattatgaaaataaattgcaaCAAAGACTGTAAACCTGTATATTTTACATGAGCTATTTAGTGTATTATCTACAGAAATGGAATGGTTATCTATACACTTACATTTATTAAGAAATGAAcgcaatgtctacccaagttatagtcatataacctgggttggggcaatttacgctttataatccgcgaagcggattataaaaaagcgttaattgctccaacccaggttatacgagtataacttgggtagatattgagttcattccttataatttaattttctggaatttgctgtacaaattgagtccgttttacttttaaaaatgatataaatctgttcaaaattcaaacgtaacgtcaagtgaattagtacgttggtgcattgtgacgtcacggtgtcttgtgacgtgcaaaccaggttatacaaatttaactaaatttttctatccaatcaaatgccgcgttacaaccagaattaaattatagtcTTATAAGTCAACTCTGTCAATGGATTTGCTGTTCAAGGAACATTCGTTGGGGTACACTGTCTAATTTCACAGACTCTCtttgtgatacatgtaatgAGATTTCCAGATTGGAAAGGACATGGGCGGTGGCTTGAGATAAGATGGAATCTAAGAACACAGTTTTTGGACCttatgtacaaagaaaatataacTTGTTAAAATTCTTTACAAGTCTCATCCTTCCCAGCTTCTCATATTTTGTctattttgttgataaaaggGTTATTGtagcaaaatgttttttatccaCTGTCTTTAGATGTACAGTCACTGATGTAATATTGTGGATACTTAATGTCTTTCAAGACTGTCACATTCTTTATAATACAAAGTTTTTGTTGATCTTCTTCCTCTGAGCCTCAAAATTGCCATCTTTCAAGAACTTAATTGAATTTTCTTCTAAAAGAGCATTTTTCACTTGAACTTTGTGTTTCTGTGTGTAAGAGAAAAGAGagattctgagaaaaagaaaaaattaatataatattttcatatagatagaaatatatatacaatacataTTTTCTCGCTAAGAAGTTCGAAAACAtcaattgtttcttttttaacctAATAAGTAGATGCCCGAAatgttccaaataattaaaacacaccGCATAAGCCGAAATCTCATTGGTCAATACTTAGAGATTAACAAATCAGATGCAATGACATTACGGCGGGGAAATTGATGTTGATCACAATGCCACTGAATAAAACTGATGAAATTCCTCCCGCACCAGGATAATTGACCAGAGTCTGTGAAAAAGTAGACAAGTGGCAGTTGATATGAATTTAATAACAACAAAGAGGTTTATGCTGAAAGGAACGCTGATCCTGAACGTAAATTAAATGATAGTGTCGACAAAGAAACAGAGAAAACTCAGAAGGATTCCAATGACGGCACTTAGTCTGTCTCTTAGTATGGTCATATAGAATTGGAGTTTGAATGTAGCTTGTCTGATGTTCATGTTCTTTGTGGAATAAAATAATGACATTGTTTTCAGCTTGGGACTTATGGACATGATTAAGAGGGGTCCTCTGGACCCATAAACaccattttcaaaatgaatcactGCCTTAAAATAGTTGAACTTcaatatctcgaacactgacatctcgaatacaatggatatctcgatatcttgaatatttggatatctcaaagtttttaaacaatcctatctagttcgagataacaaagtttgactgtagtTCGATTCATAATCTTAAACTTAAtgaatgatatttcataaaattatgttaaatattgttaaaaggGGATATTTCGATCTATTCAATGGGTATTTTGGTAAATCACTAACATTTCGGTGATTCTAGTTTCTATATTACAAATATACTTAGTTTACTGTGAATCCATTACAATATTTATGCCTTACCACTCTCAAAGAGCTCCATATATAAATGCCTATCTTTACACAGCGCTGTGTTTATATTAATCTAATTTTTGTcctataaaaggttgaaaaaacttcgtgacgagcccctgtgattGAACTGAATTTATCTTTATTATATGGACCTAAAATTTATACTTCCCCATCCGCAAAGCAAAATTTGCGGGTTTTCATAACAACATCAATTAGaaaagtatcatattatattcattaaattaataaaagctgTGCAAGT is drawn from Crassostrea angulata isolate pt1a10 chromosome 5, ASM2561291v2, whole genome shotgun sequence and contains these coding sequences:
- the LOC128183474 gene encoding vesicle transport protein SFT2B-like, which translates into the protein MDKLKKALSGDDDDEESGIVTQISSSTTLSWSTRVKGFAICFVLGVSLSILGSILLWFKNGLVLFAVFYTFGNVLSLASTCFLMGPMNQLKKMFAKTRIIATILVLVMFVLTLVCAFALKNPALTLVCCILQFLALTWYSLSYIPFARDAAKKCFGACLE